Proteins from one Blattabacterium cuenoti genomic window:
- a CDS encoding lipopolysaccharide biosynthesis protein, whose amino-acid sequence MYKKLATQTIIYSIGSILPKIINYAFLRFFTISLKREEFSLYTDMYSLSFLAIGFLSFGLENTYFRFLYKKNYNQETVFSTGVIIQLLIITFFLIISINSINYLISIAGYHNHPEYFFMFFFIIFFDTICILPMAWLRAHEKPLKYTVINVINILIQSFLTVYMFFCSNNFYIKKTCLVSIFEWINSFTDRTGYIFFANMISSLSNLFLVFPILFKEVVIQKFDKILAKKMLSYGIPIMLGTIAFSINENLDKILIKRWGSDEMNGSYSACYKIASFMSLYIRVFRLGIEPFFFKKYGDSDAEYYYEEINYMFILFGLIFYVLICGNIPIIIGLFIHQKYHFAMSIIPIIMMGNLFLGIYTNLSIFYKVLDKPIIGTYISFIGVLITFLFNIIFILIPNSSFMIPAWGTFASYGCMLIILYIWGKKIFSKFFRKKINIIIHFLFAIFLVFVINKKREIMFRFFFQLLYLIIIFVLEKKRFFNLIKR is encoded by the coding sequence TTGTATAAAAAATTAGCAACACAAACAATTATTTACTCCATTGGATCAATTTTACCAAAAATTATTAATTATGCTTTTTTAAGATTTTTTACTATTTCTTTAAAAAGAGAAGAATTTTCTCTTTATACAGATATGTATTCTTTATCTTTTTTGGCTATAGGATTTCTTTCTTTCGGATTAGAAAATACTTATTTCAGATTCTTGTATAAAAAAAATTATAATCAAGAAACTGTTTTTTCAACAGGAGTTATAATACAATTATTAATTATAACTTTTTTTTTGATTATTTCTATTAACTCTATTAACTATTTAATTTCTATTGCTGGATATCATAATCATCCAGAGTATTTTTTTATGTTTTTCTTTATCATATTTTTTGATACTATTTGTATTCTTCCTATGGCATGGCTTCGTGCACATGAAAAACCACTGAAATATACTGTTATAAATGTAATAAATATACTTATACAATCATTTTTAACAGTATATATGTTTTTTTGTTCTAATAATTTTTACATAAAAAAAACTTGTTTAGTTTCTATTTTTGAATGGATAAATTCTTTTACAGATAGGACTGGTTATATATTTTTCGCAAATATGATATCATCTTTAAGTAATTTGTTTTTAGTGTTTCCTATTCTTTTCAAAGAAGTAGTTATCCAAAAATTTGATAAAATTCTTGCTAAGAAAATGTTAAGTTATGGAATTCCTATTATGTTGGGAACTATTGCCTTTTCTATTAATGAAAATCTTGATAAAATTTTGATTAAAAGATGGGGGTCTGATGAAATGAACGGATCTTATTCTGCATGCTATAAAATAGCATCTTTTATGAGTTTGTATATCAGAGTTTTTAGATTAGGAATTGAGCCTTTTTTTTTTAAAAAATACGGTGATTCTGATGCAGAATATTATTATGAAGAAATAAATTATATGTTTATCCTTTTCGGATTAATTTTTTATGTTTTAATATGTGGAAATATTCCCATTATTATAGGATTGTTTATTCATCAAAAATATCACTTTGCTATGTCCATTATTCCTATAATAATGATGGGAAATCTTTTCTTAGGAATTTACACAAATTTATCCATATTTTATAAAGTATTAGATAAACCTATTATTGGTACTTATATCTCTTTTATAGGAGTATTAATTACTTTTTTATTTAATATTATTTTTATTTTGATTCCTAATAGCAGTTTTATGATACCTGCTTGGGGAACTTTTGCATCGTATGGGTGCATGTTAATCATTTTATATATTTGGGGAAAAAAAATTTTTTCTAAATTTTTTAGAAAAAAAATAAATATCATAATTCATTTTTTATTCGCAATTTTTTTAGTTTTTGTAATCAATAAAAAAAGGGAAATAATGTTCAGATTTTTTTTTCAACTCCTTTATTTGATAATTATTTTTGTACTAGAGAAAAAAAGATTTTTTAATTTAATAAAACGGTAA
- the clpP gene encoding ATP-dependent Clp endopeptidase proteolytic subunit ClpP, whose translation MDYRKKSKEFMLYATKHKRINSLTIDEYIRSMTPYIVEERKLNVAQMDVFSRLMMDRIIFLGTTIEDQVANIIQAQLLFLQSVDSVKDIQIYINSPGGDVYAGLGIYDTMQIIEPDVSTICTGMAASMAAVLLCAGVKNKRSALKHSRIMIHQPLGGTQGQASDIEITVREILKLKKDLYEIISKHSGVFIEKIEKDSDRDYWMTSQEAKKYGMIDEVLEGKK comes from the coding sequence ATGGATTATAGAAAAAAATCAAAAGAATTTATGCTATATGCTACTAAACACAAAAGAATCAACAGTTTAACAATAGATGAATATATTCGGTCTATGACTCCTTATATTGTTGAAGAAAGAAAACTTAATGTAGCCCAAATGGACGTTTTTTCTCGTTTAATGATGGATAGAATTATATTTTTAGGAACAACTATAGAAGACCAGGTGGCAAATATAATACAAGCACAATTATTATTTTTACAATCCGTTGATTCTGTGAAAGATATACAAATATATATTAATTCTCCAGGAGGAGATGTTTATGCAGGATTAGGTATATATGATACTATGCAAATTATAGAACCTGATGTATCTACCATTTGTACTGGTATGGCGGCATCTATGGCTGCTGTTTTACTTTGTGCAGGAGTTAAAAATAAGAGATCTGCATTAAAGCATTCAAGAATTATGATACATCAACCTCTGGGTGGAACACAAGGACAAGCTTCAGATATCGAAATTACAGTTCGTGAAATTTTAAAATTAAAAAAGGATCTTTACGAAATTATATCGAAGCACTCTGGTGTTTTTATTGAAAAAATAGAAAAAGATTCAGATAGAGATTATTGGATGACTTCTCAAGAAGCAAAAAAATACGGAATGATAGATGAAGTTCTAGAAGGGAAAAAGTGA
- a CDS encoding HD family phosphohydrolase: protein MANFLKFYTYKNIVDKVLVPVIAVLSLTFSFPKKDIFQYEFLKEKNWNYKDLFSPFDFFVEKNRKDIDFEINKLKENQEIFFTQKKEVVKNIKKKIKKNLFISSDKHNYKIVQKILNTIYKYGYIDNIPPYASNIDIIFFQRNKKWIPTLYKKIYTRKKVNNIINKNFSKKNYRSNILKMILKKIIVPNFFYNKNYTEFFFHEKIRSINKIKYSFSKGDKIIENNEIIDEKKFQILSSFKKEYENKIWNKKKYYCLIIGYFFIISMIFILFILYLFYFHKKIFQNNRVINFLIINILLVSLITVFTIKYHSKILYIIPFCLLPISIRAFFNFHLSLTIHLITILLLSLITPNSFEFIFIQFTTGFLVLLTNNNIYKMKNLFIAVGKITITYIIVFSSLTLIREGSLEKISWYTFFLFFFSGVLTLFVHPLIFLFEKLLNITSDISLLELSDTNTPILRLLSQKAPGTLQHVLTVSNLAEEAAVAIGAHSLLVKIGSIYHDIGKVENSNFFSENQYDIKNPHEKLSPIKSAKIILKHVSIGIELAKKYHLPDSVIDFIRTHHGNSLIHFFYEKQKKKYPYIKIDKKQFQYSGPKPFSKETAIVMIADSVEAASKSIRNPSFKALEELVENVVNKKKKENQFSNADITFKEIEKVKKVFQKKLINIYHTRIEYHNHNT, encoded by the coding sequence ATGGCTAACTTCTTAAAATTTTATACATATAAAAATATTGTAGATAAGGTCCTAGTTCCAGTTATTGCAGTCTTATCATTAACATTTTCATTTCCAAAAAAAGATATTTTTCAATATGAATTTTTAAAAGAAAAAAATTGGAATTATAAAGATTTATTTTCTCCATTTGATTTTTTCGTTGAAAAAAACAGAAAGGATATTGATTTTGAAATAAATAAACTGAAAGAAAACCAGGAAATATTTTTTACTCAAAAAAAGGAAGTAGTTAAAAACATAAAAAAAAAGATAAAAAAAAATTTATTTATAAGTAGCGATAAGCATAATTATAAAATCGTTCAAAAAATATTAAATACTATATATAAGTATGGATATATAGATAATATTCCTCCATATGCATCAAATATTGATATAATTTTTTTCCAGAGAAATAAAAAATGGATTCCAACTTTATATAAAAAAATTTATACTAGAAAAAAAGTAAATAATATCATTAATAAAAATTTCTCAAAAAAGAATTATCGTTCCAATATCTTAAAAATGATTTTAAAAAAAATTATTGTTCCAAATTTTTTTTATAACAAAAATTATACTGAATTTTTTTTTCATGAAAAAATTAGATCTATCAATAAAATAAAGTATTCCTTTTCAAAAGGAGATAAAATTATTGAAAATAATGAAATAATAGATGAAAAAAAATTTCAAATTTTGTCTTCTTTCAAAAAAGAATATGAAAATAAAATATGGAATAAAAAAAAATATTATTGTCTTATTATAGGATATTTTTTCATAATCAGTATGATTTTTATTCTATTTATATTATATCTTTTTTATTTTCATAAAAAAATATTTCAAAATAATAGAGTAATTAATTTTTTAATTATAAACATATTACTTGTATCATTGATCACTGTTTTCACCATAAAATATCATTCTAAAATATTATATATAATTCCTTTCTGTCTCCTTCCTATAAGTATTCGAGCTTTTTTCAATTTTCATTTGAGTCTCACTATTCATTTAATAACCATTTTATTGTTGTCTTTAATAACTCCAAATAGTTTTGAATTTATTTTTATTCAGTTTACTACAGGATTCCTAGTTTTATTGACAAATAATAACATTTATAAAATGAAAAATCTATTTATTGCTGTAGGAAAAATAACAATTACTTATATAATTGTATTTAGTTCACTCACTTTGATTCGTGAAGGTTCTTTAGAAAAAATTTCTTGGTATACTTTCTTTCTATTTTTTTTTAGTGGAGTTTTAACTTTATTTGTTCATCCATTAATATTTCTTTTCGAAAAATTATTAAATATTACTTCTGATATTTCATTGTTAGAATTATCGGATACTAATACTCCTATATTAAGATTATTATCTCAAAAAGCTCCAGGTACTTTACAACATGTTTTAACAGTATCTAATCTTGCAGAAGAAGCTGCTGTAGCTATTGGTGCTCATTCATTATTGGTAAAAATAGGATCTATTTATCATGATATAGGAAAAGTAGAAAATTCCAATTTTTTTTCTGAAAATCAATACGATATAAAAAATCCACACGAAAAATTAAGTCCTATAAAGAGTGCAAAAATTATCTTAAAACATGTTTCAATTGGAATTGAGTTAGCAAAAAAATATCATTTACCTGATTCTGTTATTGATTTTATAAGAACACATCATGGAAACAGCCTGATTCATTTTTTTTACGAAAAACAAAAGAAAAAGTATCCATATATCAAAATAGATAAAAAACAGTTTCAATATTCTGGACCAAAACCATTTTCTAAAGAAACGGCTATTGTCATGATAGCAGATTCTGTAGAAGCAGCTTCTAAAAGTATTAGAAATCCATCTTTTAAAGCTTTAGAAGAATTAGTAGAAAATGTTGTTAATAAAAAAAAAAAGGAAAATCAGTTTTCTAATGCAGATATTACTTTTAAAGAAATAGAAAAAGTCAAAAAAGTTTTTCAAAAAAAACTAATAAATATTTATCATACTAGAATAGAATATCATAATCATAATACCTAA
- a CDS encoding Sec-independent protein translocase subunit TatA/TatB, with protein MDLFSVFLILLGTFGTTEIVVIVILALLLFGGKKIPELMKGLGTGLKEFKKASEGKESESEEE; from the coding sequence ATGGATTTATTTTCTGTTTTTTTAATACTACTTGGAACTTTTGGAACCACGGAAATAGTGGTTATTGTCATTCTTGCGCTTTTACTTTTTGGGGGTAAAAAAATACCAGAATTAATGAAAGGATTAGGAACAGGATTGAAAGAATTTAAAAAGGCTTCTGAAGGAAAAGAATCTGAATCTGAAGAAGAATAA
- a CDS encoding sugar phosphate nucleotidyltransferase, which translates to MKIIIPMAGKGLRLHPHTLSTPKPLIHIAGKTILKRLIENLSEVIKIFLVQEIVFIIGTYGNNIEKKLIKLANDVEINPIIYYQKTPLGTADALLKAKDSLNGEPVIIVFSDTLFYNTSLEKEISIKNRENNIIWTKKVKNPHLFGVVKCDSSERITHFIEKPNNYISNLAIIGLYYFNNSLSLRKELQFLSGKNNKNEKEYQLTSVLENMRKKGEKFISKQVQVWMDFGNKKRTIYSNSKILSIEYKNSQLIHKKTIVKNSLIIKPCSIGKNTIIENSIIGPYVSIGKSTKIKNSNIRKSLIQNYTKIQNANLHNSMIGNHTYYIGKVKEVSLGDYSSYN; encoded by the coding sequence ATGAAGATTATAATTCCTATGGCTGGAAAAGGATTGCGTTTACATCCGCATACTTTAAGTACTCCAAAACCATTAATACATATTGCAGGAAAAACAATTTTAAAAAGACTGATAGAAAATTTATCCGAAGTTATAAAAATTTTCTTGGTTCAAGAAATTGTTTTTATTATAGGAACTTACGGAAATAATATTGAAAAAAAATTAATAAAATTGGCTAATGATGTAGAGATTAATCCTATCATTTATTACCAAAAAACTCCACTTGGAACGGCAGATGCCTTGTTAAAGGCTAAGGATTCATTGAATGGAGAGCCAGTAATTATTGTTTTTTCCGATACTTTATTTTATAATACTTCTTTAGAAAAAGAAATTTCTATTAAAAATCGAGAAAATAATATTATATGGACAAAAAAAGTTAAAAATCCCCATTTATTTGGAGTTGTTAAATGTGATTCTTCGGAAAGAATTACTCATTTTATAGAAAAACCAAATAATTATATTTCGAATCTAGCAATCATTGGTCTTTATTATTTTAATAATAGTCTTTCTTTAAGAAAAGAACTGCAATTCCTATCAGGAAAAAACAATAAAAATGAGAAAGAGTATCAATTGACCTCTGTTTTGGAAAATATGAGAAAAAAAGGAGAAAAATTTATTAGCAAACAAGTTCAAGTATGGATGGATTTCGGAAATAAAAAAAGAACTATTTATTCTAATTCAAAAATATTGTCTATTGAATACAAAAATTCACAGCTAATTCATAAAAAAACAATTGTAAAAAATAGTTTAATTATAAAACCTTGTTCGATTGGAAAAAATACAATCATTGAAAATAGCATTATAGGTCCTTATGTTTCAATAGGAAAAAGTACAAAAATTAAAAATAGTAATATAAGAAAATCCTTGATTCAGAATTATACAAAAATTCAAAATGCAAATCTGCATAATTCTATGATAGGAAATCACACTTATTATATTGGAAAAGTGAAAGAAGTCAGTTTAGGGGATTATTCTTCTTACAATTAA
- the tsaD gene encoding tRNA (adenosine(37)-N6)-threonylcarbamoyltransferase complex transferase subunit TsaD, producing the protein MKKKPIIIGIESSCDETAVSIIRNRDVLSNIIIHQNIHKKYGGVVPELASRLHDINIVKTVNQAINLAKISKKEISAVSFTLGPGLIGSLLVGASFAKSFSMGLDIPLITVNHVQAHILAHFINNSNINNCSPKFPFLGLVISGGHTQIVKVNDFFQMKILGSTLDDSIGDTFDKLARILGFHYPGGPIIEFFSKNGNCKKFVFSKPLINGLNFSFSGFKSHVLQFIKNKLHNNPSFIKENLSDICASIQRTMAEIILEKVQKATLKTNIFRIALAGGVSANHDIRQVFISFAKENKKWEIFIPKKEYTTDNGAMIAITGLLKYEKNLFDSINVSPYSKFKNF; encoded by the coding sequence ATGAAAAAAAAACCTATTATTATTGGTATAGAGTCATCATGTGATGAGACAGCTGTTTCTATTATTAGAAATAGAGATGTATTATCTAATATTATTATTCATCAGAATATCCATAAAAAATATGGAGGAGTAGTTCCAGAATTAGCTTCAAGACTACATGATATAAATATTGTAAAAACTGTAAATCAAGCTATTAATTTAGCGAAAATCAGTAAAAAAGAAATTAGCGCAGTATCCTTTACTTTAGGGCCAGGACTAATAGGTTCTTTATTAGTAGGTGCTTCTTTCGCAAAATCATTTTCAATGGGCCTAGATATTCCTTTAATAACAGTAAATCATGTTCAAGCTCACATACTTGCTCATTTTATAAATAACTCAAATATTAATAATTGTTCTCCTAAATTCCCATTTTTAGGATTAGTTATAAGTGGAGGACATACTCAAATAGTGAAAGTAAATGATTTTTTTCAAATGAAAATACTAGGATCTACCTTAGATGATTCTATAGGAGATACTTTTGATAAGTTAGCTAGAATATTGGGATTTCATTATCCTGGAGGACCTATTATAGAATTTTTTTCTAAAAATGGAAATTGCAAAAAATTTGTTTTTTCAAAGCCATTAATCAATGGTCTAAATTTTAGTTTTAGTGGATTTAAAAGTCATGTCCTGCAATTTATCAAAAACAAATTACATAATAATCCATCTTTTATAAAAGAAAACTTGTCTGATATTTGTGCTTCCATTCAAAGAACGATGGCAGAAATTATCTTAGAAAAAGTGCAAAAAGCAACTCTGAAAACTAATATTTTTAGAATTGCTTTAGCAGGAGGAGTCTCCGCAAATCATGATATCAGACAAGTTTTTATATCTTTTGCAAAAGAGAACAAAAAATGGGAAATTTTCATTCCTAAAAAAGAATACACCACAGATAATGGAGCAATGATAGCTATTACAGGATTATTGAAATATGAAAAAAACTTATTCGATTCTATTAATGTTTCTCCATATTCAAAATTTAAAAATTTTTAA
- a CDS encoding lytic transglycosylase domain-containing protein yields the protein MATITIRNIMFFMLILKSLILQSISKPFLFLHKDIYDQKKDVDNIYTEKLWKKMLVGKKKSSHGKKLYHKRNILITNIDTEELKARFSFLNTKSRMKVFKYNSIVHASVESYLRMGEYIGKIISFANFYFPMFEEKLETHRLPKELKYLAIVESNLNPIATSKAGAKGIWQFMPETGKIYNLNINDIYDERNDPVKSTEAACRYLKFLYKKIGNWELVLAAYNAGPGTVYKILQNNQNRKDFWELWEFFPKETQNYVPKFIAINYVMNYYKEHNIPVQRSSPYKYKYKETILIPIKEKISLKFFSYSLNMSYQDLILLNPQYLVDIIPPGNKFFLRLPKRKVLFFQKTQKIGNHGQRDPILKNIPQHP from the coding sequence ATGGCAACGATAACAATAAGAAATATTATGTTTTTTATGCTAATCTTAAAAAGCTTGATTCTTCAATCAATATCAAAACCCTTTTTATTTTTACATAAAGATATTTATGATCAAAAAAAAGATGTAGATAATATTTATACAGAAAAATTGTGGAAAAAAATGCTTGTAGGAAAAAAAAAATCTTCTCATGGAAAAAAATTATATCATAAAAGAAATATTCTTATTACTAATATAGATACTGAAGAGCTGAAAGCTAGATTTAGTTTTTTAAATACAAAATCTAGAATGAAGGTTTTTAAATACAATAGCATTGTACATGCTTCTGTAGAAAGCTATCTTCGTATGGGTGAATACATAGGAAAGATTATTTCGTTCGCAAATTTTTATTTTCCTATGTTTGAGGAGAAACTCGAAACCCATCGTCTTCCAAAAGAATTAAAATATTTAGCAATTGTAGAATCAAATTTAAATCCTATTGCTACTTCCAAAGCAGGAGCTAAAGGAATTTGGCAGTTTATGCCTGAAACTGGAAAAATATACAATCTTAATATCAATGATATTTATGATGAAAGAAACGATCCTGTAAAATCAACAGAAGCAGCTTGCCGTTATTTAAAATTTTTGTATAAAAAAATAGGAAATTGGGAACTAGTTTTAGCAGCTTACAATGCTGGACCAGGAACTGTATATAAGATTTTACAAAATAATCAAAATAGAAAAGATTTTTGGGAATTATGGGAATTTTTTCCAAAAGAAACTCAAAATTATGTTCCAAAATTTATTGCTATTAACTATGTAATGAATTATTACAAGGAACATAATATACCTGTACAACGATCATCTCCATATAAATATAAGTATAAAGAAACAATTTTGATTCCTATAAAAGAAAAAATTTCTTTAAAATTTTTTTCCTATAGTTTAAATATGTCTTATCAAGATTTAATTCTTTTAAATCCACAATATCTGGTAGATATTATTCCTCCTGGAAATAAGTTTTTTTTGAGATTGCCTAAAAGAAAAGTTCTCTTTTTTCAAAAAACTCAAAAAATTGGTAATCATGGACAAAGGGACCCCATACTTAAAAACATCCCTCAACACCCTTAA
- a CDS encoding Lrp/AsnC family transcriptional regulator, producing the protein MILRYNTDEIDNTIVRKLNINSRTPYTEISKQISEEIRPLSVGTVHVRVKKLEDAGIIKGSTLIIGYESLGFHLIAFVGILSDSRESKFVKEELKKIPNVVQLYITSGKYNLFCRIIARDPSDARDVISKIGEIKGVLRTESTICLEESINDENRLLSNILQNNQSSYKKKT; encoded by the coding sequence ATGATTCTAAGATATAATACAGATGAAATAGACAATACTATCGTCAGAAAATTAAATATAAATTCCAGAACTCCATATACTGAAATTAGTAAACAAATTAGCGAAGAAATAAGACCATTATCAGTAGGTACTGTTCATGTTAGAGTTAAAAAATTAGAAGATGCAGGTATTATAAAAGGAAGCACTTTGATTATAGGATATGAATCTTTGGGATTTCATTTAATAGCTTTTGTAGGAATTTTATCAGATTCTCGGGAATCTAAATTCGTGAAAGAAGAATTAAAAAAAATTCCTAATGTAGTACAATTATATATTACTTCAGGTAAGTACAATCTTTTTTGTAGGATTATTGCTAGGGATCCTTCAGATGCTAGAGATGTTATTTCTAAAATTGGAGAAATAAAAGGAGTTCTTAGAACGGAATCTACTATTTGTTTAGAAGAAAGCATTAATGATGAAAATAGACTATTATCCAATATTTTGCAAAATAATCAATCATCTTATAAAAAAAAAACATAA
- the recA gene encoding recombinase RecA, with translation MKEKTDQKRRSLELVLEKMDKMYGKGTVMRMGDSNIENLEIVSSGSLSLDIALGIKGFPKGRIIEIFGPESSGKTTLALHAITQSQKLGGFVSFIDAEHAFDCFYAKKIGVNIKDLIISQPDNGEQALEIVDNLIRSCVIDMIVVDSVAALTPKSEIEGEMGDSKIGLQARLMSQALRKLTSSIGKSKSILIFINQLREKIGVYGNPEVTTGGNALKFYSSIRLDIRKGNQIKNGEKILGNRTRVKVVKNKLSPPFRTAEFDIMYGEGISKIGEILDLGVDLGVIKKNASWFNYKDMKLGQGRDSVKEFLKGKKNILNEIETNIINQYVRK, from the coding sequence ATGAAGGAAAAAACTGACCAAAAAAGAAGATCATTAGAACTTGTTCTGGAAAAAATGGATAAAATGTATGGGAAAGGGACTGTTATGCGAATGGGAGACTCTAATATAGAAAATTTAGAAATTGTTTCTTCTGGATCTCTAAGCTTAGATATAGCTTTAGGAATAAAAGGATTTCCAAAAGGTCGTATCATTGAAATATTTGGACCAGAATCTTCTGGAAAAACTACTTTAGCTTTACATGCAATTACTCAATCTCAAAAATTAGGAGGATTTGTGAGTTTTATTGACGCTGAACATGCTTTTGATTGTTTTTATGCAAAAAAAATAGGAGTTAATATAAAAGATCTAATCATATCTCAACCAGATAATGGAGAACAAGCACTGGAAATAGTAGATAATTTAATTAGATCTTGCGTTATTGATATGATTGTTGTTGATTCTGTAGCGGCTTTAACTCCTAAAAGTGAAATAGAAGGAGAAATGGGTGATTCTAAAATAGGATTACAAGCTAGATTGATGTCTCAAGCCTTGAGAAAACTAACTTCTAGTATAGGAAAATCAAAAAGTATTCTCATATTTATTAATCAATTAAGAGAAAAAATAGGTGTTTATGGAAACCCTGAAGTTACTACAGGAGGAAACGCTTTAAAATTTTATTCATCAATACGATTAGATATACGAAAAGGAAATCAAATTAAAAATGGAGAAAAAATATTAGGCAATAGAACAAGAGTAAAAGTAGTAAAAAATAAACTATCTCCTCCTTTTAGAACAGCTGAATTTGATATAATGTACGGAGAAGGAATATCAAAAATAGGTGAAATACTAGATTTAGGAGTTGATCTAGGAGTTATTAAAAAAAATGCATCTTGGTTTAATTATAAAGATATGAAACTAGGTCAAGGAAGAGATTCTGTAAAGGAATTTTTAAAAGGGAAAAAAAATATTTTAAATGAAATAGAAACAAATATAATAAATCAATATGTTCGAAAATAA
- a CDS encoding dCTP deaminase/dUTPase family protein produces MINKVFQLILIANIEKSIFINFLERKLIPTGIFIRFHQKMKYHFLVKKKLVEAICIIHFAKNNKENPFLDQEIKILLINVFFEKMKIQSNEQLVVVNIFQGNKIKWEKCSILNTSVRGSNSFGSTGI; encoded by the coding sequence GTGATAAATAAAGTATTTCAATTAATTTTAATTGCTAATATAGAAAAATCTATTTTCATTAATTTTTTGGAAAGAAAATTAATACCAACAGGTATTTTTATTCGTTTTCACCAAAAAATGAAGTATCATTTTTTGGTGAAAAAAAAATTAGTGGAAGCTATTTGCATTATACATTTTGCAAAAAATAATAAAGAGAATCCATTCTTGGATCAAGAAATTAAAATCCTTTTAATAAACGTTTTTTTTGAAAAAATGAAGATTCAATCTAATGAACAACTAGTTGTAGTAAATATATTTCAAGGAAATAAAATAAAATGGGAAAAATGTTCTATTTTAAATACGAGTGTGAGGGGGAGCAACAGTTTTGGAAGTACTGGTATATGA
- a CDS encoding MBL fold metallo-hydrolase: MKITFLGTGSSQGVPIIGSKHPVCLSKNPKDKRLRSSVLIEKNQKKLLIDCGPDFRYQMLRSNHCRLDAIFITHEHHDHIGGLDDIRSVYFQMKKPIPVYGLRRSLKEIKKRFFYFFSENHKLNTSKISIHELDNCKDFFFMEHFQVFPLFIWHGDLPILGFRIENFAYITDASSISVQTIQQLKGLDILVLNVLRKLPKNHFTIFESLNVIQEIFPKKTYLTHISHVLGFHEDLEKELPKNVYLAYDGLIIYV, translated from the coding sequence ATGAAAATTACCTTTTTAGGAACTGGATCTTCTCAAGGTGTTCCTATTATTGGATCTAAACATCCAGTATGTTTATCTAAAAATCCAAAAGATAAGAGACTTAGAAGTTCTGTTTTAATTGAAAAAAATCAAAAGAAATTACTAATTGATTGTGGACCAGATTTTAGATATCAAATGTTGAGAAGTAATCATTGTAGATTAGATGCTATTTTTATTACACATGAACACCATGATCATATAGGTGGATTAGATGATATAAGATCAGTTTATTTTCAAATGAAAAAACCCATACCTGTTTATGGGTTGCGAAGATCTTTAAAAGAAATAAAAAAAAGATTTTTTTATTTCTTTTCAGAAAATCATAAATTAAATACATCAAAAATATCCATACATGAACTAGATAATTGTAAAGATTTCTTTTTTATGGAGCATTTTCAAGTTTTTCCTTTATTTATATGGCATGGGGATCTTCCTATTTTGGGGTTCCGTATAGAAAATTTTGCATATATTACGGATGCAAGCAGTATTTCAGTTCAAACAATTCAACAGTTAAAAGGATTAGATATATTAGTCTTGAATGTTTTAAGAAAACTTCCAAAAAATCATTTTACTATTTTCGAATCTTTAAATGTAATTCAAGAAATTTTTCCTAAAAAAACTTATTTAACGCATATTAGTCATGTGCTTGGATTTCATGAAGATCTTGAGAAAGAATTACCGAAAAATGTCTATTTAGCTTATGATGGATTAATCATATATGTATGA